In Candidatus Acetothermia bacterium, the following are encoded in one genomic region:
- a CDS encoding 8-oxoguanine deaminase, producing the protein MMARILFKDVEAIATFDPEERELHGAWLLVEGNRIVALGEGSPPPGPFDEVIDGRDRAMIPGMVNTHHHLYQTLFRAVPGAQDKELFDWLLHLYERWRLIDEDAVHVSTAVGCMELLLSGCTTTTDHLYLFPRGRRNLIDITIEAAREVGIRFHPTRGSMSLSREEGGLPPPDVVQTEEEILADSERLIRERHDPSFGAMVRIALAPCSPFSVTPKLMRDTAALAREHGVLLHTHLAETLDEERYCLDRFGMRPVEYLEEVGWLAPDVWLAHLVHVSREDIVRLAKAGIGMAHCPSSNMLLGSGIAPVPEMLSAGVNVGLAVDGAASNDTSNMIREARQAMLLSRVRYGAEAMSARTALRLATAGGAQVLHREGELGSIEPGKCADLALFDLSALAFAGAADPVAALVHCGAQYADLVMVNGEIRVRGGELVDARLYRYVPRQRALAARLVA; encoded by the coding sequence ATGATGGCGCGGATTCTGTTCAAGGACGTCGAGGCGATTGCCACGTTCGACCCGGAGGAGCGCGAGCTCCACGGGGCGTGGCTCCTCGTGGAGGGGAACCGGATCGTCGCCCTGGGGGAGGGCTCCCCCCCGCCCGGCCCGTTCGACGAGGTCATCGACGGCCGGGACCGGGCGATGATCCCGGGGATGGTCAACACCCACCACCACCTGTACCAGACCCTGTTCCGCGCCGTGCCCGGGGCCCAGGACAAGGAGCTCTTTGACTGGCTCCTCCACCTCTACGAGCGGTGGCGCCTGATCGACGAGGACGCGGTGCACGTGTCGACGGCGGTGGGGTGCATGGAGCTTCTCCTCTCCGGGTGCACGACGACCACGGATCACCTCTACCTCTTTCCCCGGGGGAGGCGGAATCTCATCGACATCACGATCGAGGCCGCTCGGGAAGTGGGGATCCGGTTCCACCCCACCCGTGGTTCGATGTCGCTCTCCCGCGAGGAGGGGGGGCTCCCCCCGCCGGACGTGGTCCAGACGGAAGAGGAGATCCTCGCCGACAGCGAGCGCCTGATCCGAGAACGCCACGACCCCTCGTTCGGGGCGATGGTTAGGATCGCCCTCGCCCCGTGCTCCCCGTTCTCGGTGACGCCAAAGCTCATGCGGGATACAGCCGCGCTCGCCCGAGAGCACGGCGTCCTCCTCCACACCCACCTCGCGGAGACGCTCGACGAGGAGCGGTATTGTCTCGATCGGTTCGGGATGCGGCCGGTGGAGTACCTCGAGGAGGTGGGGTGGCTGGCTCCGGACGTGTGGCTGGCCCACCTCGTGCACGTTTCCCGAGAGGACATCGTCCGGCTGGCGAAGGCCGGGATAGGGATGGCCCATTGTCCTTCGTCGAACATGCTCCTCGGGTCCGGGATCGCCCCGGTGCCGGAGATGCTCTCGGCAGGGGTGAACGTGGGCCTGGCCGTGGACGGGGCGGCGTCCAACGACACGTCGAACATGATCCGCGAGGCCCGCCAGGCGATGCTCCTTTCCCGGGTCCGGTACGGGGCGGAGGCGATGTCCGCGCGAACGGCCCTGCGTCTCGCCACCGCCGGCGGGGCACAGGTGCTCCACCGCGAAGGGGAACTGGGCTCCATCGAGCCGGGCAAATGCGCGGACCTTGCCCTGTTCGATCTATCTGCGCTGGCATTTGCCGGGGCGGCGGATCCGGTGGCGGCCCTGGTCCACTGCGGGGCCCAGTACGCGGACCTGGTGATGGTGAACGGCGAGATCCGCGTGCGCGGGGGGGAGCTTGTGGACGCGCGCCTGTACCGGTACGTCCCCCGCCAGCGGGCGCTGGCCGCCCGCCTGGTAGCCTGA
- a CDS encoding M42 family metallopeptidase, with protein sequence MRRGKGAFVELLGRLSEAAGVPGREEAIRAIAREALNGHVDEMEVDRLGNLIAHKKGAGPKVAVAAHMDEIGFLVSHVDEETGFLRIEPVGGFDPRTLIAARVTVHTRDSPLTGLIGSKPIHILTEEEKKKEIRVQDLFVDVGLPGKAVKERVRVGDPVTLLQSFAEVGNLVSGKALDDRLGLYVGIEAVRRLKGHRADIYLVGTVQEEVGLRGARTSAFAIDPEIGVALDVTLACDMPGVQPHEHVTKVGKGVAIKVKDSASISHPGLVRFLVDLAEDRKIQYQLEILPRGGTDAGAIQLAREGAAVVTISVPTRYVHTVVEAAHKEDIEAAIRLLVAFLETCHTADLRL encoded by the coding sequence ATGCGCCGCGGAAAGGGGGCGTTTGTGGAACTACTGGGTCGGTTGTCGGAGGCGGCCGGGGTACCCGGCCGAGAGGAAGCGATTCGGGCCATCGCCCGGGAGGCCCTGAACGGCCACGTGGATGAGATGGAGGTCGATCGCCTGGGGAACCTGATCGCCCACAAGAAGGGGGCAGGGCCCAAGGTGGCGGTGGCCGCGCACATGGACGAGATCGGGTTCCTCGTGTCCCACGTGGACGAGGAGACCGGGTTTCTGCGGATTGAGCCGGTGGGGGGCTTTGACCCCCGCACCCTCATCGCCGCCCGGGTCACCGTGCACACGCGGGACAGTCCCCTCACCGGTCTCATCGGGAGCAAGCCCATCCACATCCTCACCGAGGAGGAGAAGAAGAAGGAGATTCGCGTCCAGGACCTGTTCGTGGACGTTGGGCTCCCCGGGAAGGCGGTGAAGGAGCGGGTCCGGGTGGGGGACCCGGTGACGCTCCTGCAATCGTTCGCCGAGGTGGGGAACCTCGTGTCCGGGAAGGCCTTGGATGACCGGCTGGGGCTGTACGTGGGGATCGAGGCCGTGCGGCGCCTGAAGGGCCACCGGGCTGACATCTACCTCGTGGGGACGGTGCAAGAGGAGGTGGGGCTGCGGGGGGCGCGGACGAGCGCGTTCGCCATCGACCCCGAGATCGGGGTCGCCCTGGACGTGACGCTGGCCTGCGACATGCCCGGTGTCCAGCCCCACGAGCATGTGACGAAAGTAGGCAAGGGCGTGGCGATCAAGGTCAAGGACTCGGCGTCCATCTCCCATCCCGGGCTCGTGCGGTTCCTGGTGGACCTCGCTGAGGACCGAAAGATCCAGTACCAGCTGGAGATCCTGCCCCGCGGCGGGACCGACGCCGGGGCGATCCAGCTTGCCCGGGAGGGGGCGGCAGTGGTGACGATCTCCGTGCCCACCCGGTACGTGCACACGGTGGTCGAGGCCGCCCACAAGGAGGATATCGAGGCCGCGATCCGGCTCCTTGTGGCATTCCTCGAGACCTGCCACACGGCCGACCTGAGGCTGTAG